The genomic segment tatttattataatacacaagttttagggagtcatgtgacaaaaatgacatcactagtcaccgtttataactgatgacatcactagtcaccgtttataaggatataatttacaagatattcatggcttttgtgtattattaatgTATACACACTGTAAAAGACATTCTGCCTACTGTCTCAGAAGTCGCCTTCATACTGCTGCCACAAAAAATATCATACCCCTTGCAGTGGGTTTCACATTCTGTGCCATCAGGGCAGGCTCTGGGAGTCTGGCAGTTAGCAGGACGCTGGCAGTGGGAAGCTCTTGCCGGAGTTGGGTTAACTGTCTTCTCTGCTGTGCCAGGCTCAGACGCTCCTGGGGAATAGagtcatttttaataaaagtggATTTACTTATGCCGATTgataatattccctctcagcagcGGGTTACAGATACCAACCTCAAATGGGCGTCTGAGATAAAATATCTGGGTATCCACATTTCCCCACAGGCATCAGAGTTTTGTGATCTTAATCTCTCCCCACAATTGGCGAAATTTACAACAGCAGTCACACATTGGCGGAAACTTCCTCTTACCATGTGGGGTCGGATTAACATCTTCAAGATGGTTTATCTCCCAaaatttttgtactactttaggAACGCTCCATCGGCTATTTCTAAAGTATTTTTTAGGAAGCTCAACACGGAGCTTTTGACATTTGTATGGGCAGGACAGCAATCTAGAATTTCTTGGAAATCTCTCACAGCGCCCATCCCTCGGGGGGGCCTTGGTCTTCCTGATCTATGGCTGTATTACCTGGCGGCTCAACTGTCCCACATTCATGAGTGGTTTAACCCCGATGCTGACAATCCAAATATGCTTCTCCATGCACTGATATTAGGGTCGTTGGAGTCTTTACTCCACTGTCCTTTGCGTAAGTTGAAGGATTCTGACCCACTCCCTCCTGTCCTTCGGACACCATATCAGGCCTGGCAAACCGCCCTGCGGCTGAGCAATATCTCCCCTTTCCTGGTTTCGCATGGCACCCCTCTTTGGGGCAACTCATATCTGACACACCTCCGTAATCTCCCTGACTTTGTTTACTGGACCAGGTTCCGTATTAAAACACTAGGTGACCTGTTGGAACTTGGTACCTTTCCATCTCGTCCCCGGTTACAAGAGAGGTTGTTAGGTGTTACTATTGATGAGTTTAGGTATTTGCAATTGAAACATGCGTTCAATGCCCAATTCAGTGGATATACCCCAGTGATACATAAATTTGACATTGAGACTACTCTTCGTCAGGCGTCCTCCTTGAAGTTGGTATCTACCCTATATATACATCTGCAGGAGACAAAGGCCTCTCCCTTCCAATTGGCTCATCGCAGATGGCAGGAAGCTATACCTGCTGTCTCTGAAGATGTCTGGGCAGAAGCCACTGATAATGCTTATAACTTTTTGGTTTCCACTAGGGACCGtttgattaattttaaaattttacatttctatTACTACTCCCCTGCTAGATTGCATAGGGTTTTCCCTAATAAATCCTCTGCCTGTCCGCGATGCCATCAACTTTCTGCGACCTTTATTCACATGATCTGGGAGTGCCCGATAATTACAAGGTTTTGGAGGGATGTGGTGAGATGCCTCAGTGATTATTTGGACCTTCCACAGGTGCTGTCCCCGGAGGCGTGCTTACTAGGCGCCGTAGAAGAACTAGTTCCCCGTAGTTACACCAGAATTATGTACAGAACCTTAGTATTTTATGCAAGAAAGGTCATTGTTATGCATTGGATCCAACCCCAACCCCCTACAATTACTCAATGGTCTAATTTGGTTAATTGTATGCTTCCATTAATAAAGTTGACCTATGAAGCCAGAGGGCTTCCCGAAAAGTTTGATAAGGTTTGGGGTCCGTGGGTCGATGTCTTTCCCATGACACCCGTTGCGTAACATCTCTTGGGTCtttattatgtgtattaataTGGTTCCGCTATCTGTGAGAGGTTCCTATGATATGCTGTGTGTATATGTACATGTGTGCTAttgtaatgctgcactgatttgaTGTATAGCcaagtgttaaataaaaactttaaaaaaaaaaaaaaaagtggatttacTTAAACTTTGAATAAGttgtcagtggtgtaacttctATACAGCAGAACCTAGACATTTGTAGGTGTACTGTATGGTTCCCGCTCCCTTTTAGTTGAACCTGATTTGCCACAGAAACTCTTTACCTGGTGAATATGTTCCTCCTGTTGTCGCAGAATTTCCAGTTTCTGTTGAATTGCCCTTAAACGGCCCTGGTGCTCAGATTCCACTTTGTGGGCCTCTGCTAGAGCTTTCTCTCCCTCCTCATAGCGTTGTGATGCCAActgagaaaaagagaaagaagtcTGATATTTTAAACTGCTATGCGCCAATCTTCCACTAGATGTCAGTGCTGTAACATCTTCATGAGCATCACTAGCTCCTATATCATTATAGGGAACAGAATAACAAAAGAATTGGAAGCATGTGAGTGGGCATACATTACCTTGCTCATGCTCTCTATTTCCTCAGCACGCTGTCGCACACGCAAAGCAGATGCATTAATCCTTTCTTTTTCCAAGCGGAGGTCTTGTCTTTCTTTCTCCATAGCCTCGCGGGCTATAACCAGCTGTTCGTCTTTGTTGAGCAGCTCACTAGCCTTTATCTTTAAGTCTGCCTGCTCCTGGGGGAAGCAGAGCAATGGAGAGGTTTATATAAAAGCAAACATGGAGGGCAAAATAGGACAAAGAGGTGGCTTGGGTGTTTAGGGCAAGGTTTCAGAGCAAATGGGCAGTTAGACAAAGCATTTTAAATAACTGATAGTAGTGGTCACATCATGGGTCTTTGTGGAATAAATTCTGACTTTAGCAGGTAATCTCATTTTTTCAGCAGGAGTGTATGACACAACAAGTCAATTACAAAGTGGCAGAAATAAAATGGAGCCAGTCCCACTACAGAGGTCACATGTACCTTGGCCAAATTTATAATGACCCCCTCCCTCTGAGTTTCTGCCATAATGGCCCTGTTTGCTTCTTTCTCTGCTCGTTCCTTGCTTAGCTTTTGCTGGTTATGAAAGTCGGACCACTCTGCTGCCAGCTTTCGGCGCTCCTCTGCGCAGCGAGACATGACAGATTGCTGTTCCTCCAGGAGAGTGCTCTGTAAGTGAAGGTAGAGCCCATGAATGAGGGTTGAACGTATGTACAGTCCATATATTATGGAAATATAAGGgacaaaaagtaatgaaaattatCCCAGGCACGAGCAGGTTAATGTGTAAATTGAAGATAACAAATTCCAACTTTAACCGAGTCTCCTATAAAGATGTGCTCTGGATTTATATGTGGCTATTTCCTCAGCGAATCCATATGGTAGCCTGGCAACAGATACAGACACTTTAGTTATGATTACAATTGCTGTAAGTCTGCCTCACTAGCAGTAATGTTCATACAATTAAAGCTAGCAGGGATATATAAACAGACTGTGGCTTTACCATGCATcacataaatcatttatattataCCCACAAACATCCTGTCTCACTGGGTACAGTTTAACAACTGTGTGGTTTTAACAGGGTACATGTAGTTTACATCATACAGTTTTAATGGAAAGGCTATATTACATATGCCAAGTGATTTGTTTACAACGTCAGATGGACTTTGTCAGGAAATAAAGAGTTTGCTTGAATTACAAACAAATCAGAGGCGCACGAACCCTCAGATAAGTGATGAGTAACAAGTGTATGCTTTGCTCTTGCCAGTGCTGTTAACTTTCCCAATAATGTGAGATAAAAAGCATATTATCAGGGGGGTTCAACCAGTGTAGCAACTCAGACCCCTGTGTTTGGCTGTAGTCTAGCAACATTGTGTGGCCCAAGTTGAAACAGAGGACTAGATAAATGCTATAAAGCACAGTctactgcaggggtccccaaccattttaacccgcgagccacattcaaatgttaaaaatgggTGGAGAGCAACATAGAAAGTGGGGTgacaattatgggctgtgattgggtatttgatagcccctatgtggactggcagccaacaggtgaatctgtttggcagtactcatggttttaatgcaactaaagtttgccttttagccatgaattaaaaaaaaaaaaaaaaatcacctgctttgaggcaaccgAGAGCAATattcaaggggtcggagagcaacgtgttgctcacgagccactggttggggatcactggtctacagaaAGCAGTGAGTCCTCTTACAAAAGTATGCTCTCAAAGGGAATATTGACATGTTAATTATTTTCACCCACAAGCTCAAAACTTGTCGAATGCTCAGGTCCTGCATAAAAACATACTTACTATGAttttcaatttgcaattgctGGGTATATGAAGCCAATCTGTGACTTTCAACCTAAATTCGTTGGCGCAGCCAGCAAAAcaactctctctctatatatatctatatatatatatatattatatctatattctTAACAAACCTCACTGATTGGATAACAAAGAGCAGTGGGGGAAGAACAAAGCTGTCTGTAGGATGATCTTCATCACTCAAACCTCCAGGCTGGTGAAAATTCCACTTACCTTCGCCCTTTCCAGCTCTTCTCTTTCTATTGCCATTTGCTGCGTCATGACTCTCCTCTGCTCTTCCAGTGAACGCTGCAATGATTCTACTTTAACTTGTTCTGAGGTGACCCTCCAACGTTCCTTTGGAAAGAAAACTCATTAGTTCCTCCTACAGTGGGGTTGCCAGCCAGCTCATAACCATTACAAAGGTGGGGGTCATTTTCTCACCTGTTCTAGGAGACGGCTTTGCTCAGTTAGCCGTGTCTCCATGTTGGTTATTACCATACGGAGACGGTTTCGTTCTTGCTCCATGTCTTTCTGTTGATGGCTCAGTTGCTCCTGGAGTGCTAGGGAAAGAATTTATCTTTTGTGGTAATTTGTATGGACAAGGTGCTATCCAAATGTACTGATGCCTTGAGGTGGCCatggacattaaaggaaaactatacccccaaaatgaatacttaagcaacagattttatatcaaattgaatgacatattaaagaatcttaccaaactggaatatatatttacataaatattgcccttttacatctcttgccttgaaccaccattttgtgactctatctgtgctgtctcagagatcacatgaccagaaatactacaactctaactgtaacaggaagaagtgaggaagcaaaaggcagaacatgtggctcatgtgaccttatatgtggtttgtatgtgtacacagtgaatcttacgatctcagggggcggcccttattttttaaaatggcaattttctatttatgattacccaatggcacatactactaaaaaagtatattattatgataatggttcatttacatgaagcagggttttacatatgagctgttttactcagtatcttttaatagagacctacattgtttggggggtatagttttcctttaagatttttctctccctattgACTGATTTTAgtcttgtctaaatcaccctcctatttcatgcttttcattcatatatttattatgttacataagacatagttgtttgttaaatatagcaatataaattctctcataaatcaatataatatttaaatcatcttttccatggaacagaatgctaacaatgcttttatggatgtagatcataatggacaacatcactaaaagtagacctcgcattagttaagtatgggcactcctgggttATGGGCACCGAACAATCGTGCATGTTTTAGcccgacattggtcagaaaatcgatcggccaggttaaaaggtTTTCAAcattcacagtgaaatctattcaTTGTCTAGTTGTTTGCAAGGCCAAGCAGACAGCTAACCAcagttttcctagcttcaacAAGACGATATCTTTTGAAATAGCCtttttttgttgatggacaaattgtacatttaaacgattatTTCAAGacaatcttaacatctatggtcacctttactgtGTGCCCCCTTGGAAAGAACAGTAGTATTACAGCCACACATACAGCTGTTCTCCATTTTGTGTGTGTACCTCTGAGCTGCCCTTCTCTCTGTCTTGCTCCTGTCTCGAGTTCCTGAGAAGTAGTCTGCTGAGTGCTTTCTACTCTGTGGGACAGGTCACTTAGCTTGTAGGAGAACGACTCCATTTGTTCAATGACTGTGTTCAGTGATCTGGAGAGGAGTGGAGATGAATCAGTAGAAGGCAAAAGGAGAGACACTAGTTCCAAGGACAAACAGAAGAAAGCAGTCAAAAGTAGACAGAAAAGTCTTTGCAATTCATGTTTGCCACTTCGTGTATAACAGCTTTGTTATGTTTATAGTCGAAGAAGacatagttaaaggagaaggaaagctatggaggcattgtattgctaatagattagctgcaataatgcaagctagaatgctatatttattctgtagaatgttttaccatacctgagtaaaaagctctagaagctctctgtttgtttagaataggagctgcagtattaatgtggtgtgacatcacttcctgcctgagtctctccctgctctgggctcagattacagtagagaagggagggggcaggaacaaactgagcatgctcttgcccagggcaatgaggtttaagctgaaggcagggagtctgatacagaagcccatgtgtacacaatagaaggaaagaaatgctgtgtttcttttgacaggggactcagagcagcattactttgggggtttactggtatatttagatggacctttctgataaggcttacttagtttttacctttccttctcctttaatgcactaATTAGTAGTTTGTTATACATGTGAGTTACAGGGTGAGACTCCCTGTATAATTGGTTGTTGGTTTCAAACCTTGTGTGGGAGGAAGCACTAGTCACTGCGTCAATCTCTTGCTCCTTTAGCCGCTTGAGCCTCTGCAGCTGCTCCTCATGGTCTCTGCACATCTCCTGGACAGACACTCTGTAGAAGCGAGAGATACCCATATCTATAAACTGCCCAGAAGGGAGAGGGAAGGCAATGGGAGTTCAATCTCACCTCTGCAGTTCGCGAATTCGCTCCAGCTCCTGTTCCTTCTCCTGCTGGAATTCAGTCAGTTTTTTTTGATACTGCCCCAGCAGTTCTGCTTTCTCGGTTTCTGTGCTTTGGCACCTAGATAGGTACTGAGCAGACAATTCCTGGTTTTCAAGGCGTAGGCGCTCTTCTCTTTGCCGGGCAGAGTCTTCCACCAGTTTTAGGCGGCTCCTGAGGAGAAAATAATTCAATGAGTGAACTAACATGTAACCTACTTCTGTTTAGGCATGACCTTGGAACTGGGTGctaatgggtatatatatataggtatattgTAGGTTAAAAGGGTTGTGGTACCGATGTGTGCTCTCTATCAGCTCCATATCCTCCTGGTGTCTCTCACGCAGGGTTTCTAGTATCAGGTTCTGTTGGTCCTTCTCCAGCTGCAGCTTTCTGACCTGCACGAGACATGGGCAGCTTGGTTTACCACTGGCATATTATGCAGAGTTCTATTGAAAATGGCTTGTTTGGATGGATAAAAAAGTCAGCCTATGGATACTCTAACCACAGCACCTGTGCCTCCAGGTCCATCACTCGGTTCTGTGACTGCAGGAAATCCCCGTTAAAATCGACATCCCCATCTCGTGCTCTTCTTTCTACTGCCCGTGAGACCACTGTCTGCTGATGGGAAAGCAACGGATGTATAAGCAGCAGCTGCAATTAGGTATGATTATAGGGGTGTAGGGAATTACAAAAAGAACAAATGTGCTGGAAAAATCTTGTACCCTTTTGAATCCACTGACCTATCGGAGAATCGTTCTTGAATTCTGTATTTGTTATAGCATCTACTAGAAGCCttgctttattttacatatattaatccctttgatatttttttaaatgcctaaAATATTACTCATTACCTACAGTCATCTCTTGTTTGTACAGGAGCCTGTTTGCAACTTAGGAAACTTatgttatataaagaagctgGCAGCAGTAGTATTAGAGTGAGTCAGGTTCTTTTTGTTCTTCTTGTTGATTGAAACCCACCCATTGTTCATACACTTTAATATAGAGGCAGCGTGGATGCAGAatgatcaatgttttttttcaaaactatacTTTTACATTGCAAAGAAATCGTATACTGCATAGCGTATTTTGCATACACAAGCCAGTTTCACTTTATTATGATTAATAAGCTGCCATGTTGTATGTCTATGCCAGTACAGTAATATTAAAGGCTAATCGAGGCAATTGTTATACCATTACAGTACTATTATTACATTCCCACTGAATAGCTCCATTCTAAATAACTCTGTGTGCCAGCTGTCTATCTAGGCTCTACTCTTTCAGCTAAACAGTTAAATGGTTCAGTCCCAAACCAGGAAATAGATAAAAGGAGAATGATGCATATCAGTAAGTAAGTATAGCAGCCTACATGTTATCATTTCATCCCCAGGGACCTCTGCTGGCAATAATGTAAACAAGCTCAGGTACATTCTATAGTTTACAATCCTTTATGAAGGAAGAAGGATACAGCCTTCCCAATACAATTCTTAGCTGAGATTACAGTGTTGTGAGCAGGAAGGAAAGTTTTATTTATGATAACTAACCGAAGTTCTGGCTGTGCGATGCTCTTGAGATGGGGTGGTAAATGCTGTAAATAAAAAGATACCAAAGATGATGTCAGAAACAgttaaataatgcaataatataAGGATATACAACACCTAACAGACCAGCCGCTGCAGaaaagcaactcccagcagttaaatggaatgtcaacccaaaaaataatttgttgcctaataaaaaaaaaacaatgtaacaaagtAAGACAAGACCGCTGATTCACAGACCTGACTTTCCTGCGGAACGAAGACTGTAACAACCAGGAgtaaagcaaatgctgcttttaatagcaattgtttttacaaataactttaaaagcactgcatttttaaaataaatatatacaggaaagtggtttaaaattatgtttccttttaaaaggaaaatttttattttgaggttgacttAACCTTTAAGGCGATGGAGGATACTGAGAACTGTATTTGTATAACAAGACGAGAGCCTAAGCTTTGTCTGTCCTGCTATAAAATATGGATCCTGGACAAATTTAATTGTGTGGACAGGATTACCTGTCTGAATGGTTTCCTCTTGTTTGGGAGCCACAAACGTAGAGACTCTTTTGGGAGACCTGTAAAGACATAAACCAGAACCTGTCAAAATGCCagcatatttgttttttgaaagtAAACATACAGTTTTTAAAACAAGTTTAACCCGCTGTTATGCTGTAACATTACATGTTCAGTATGGCTGAAGATTATTATTAAAGTAAATGCTATAGAATTTTTCATGGCAGTTCTTGtattgttaaagggcaagtcaaacctaaaataaaaatttgtcttaTAAAAGAAagcattattctaagcaactttgcaatatccatgcattacacattttctatggttttaaagtaatttgtatatgtattgctattaaaggCAGTGCTTGTCTGTCCCTGTCTGTTCTGATGGCTGAGACTATTGTtacaatgtaagacaaagcagctgattaacagacctgcctttgctggggaaccaagacttttgcaacactcAAAAAGTTAAGCATATGCttaacaaataacattttaaattaatgtatattggaaagttgcttagaattaagttttcttttattaggcaaatctTTATTTGGGAGTTGACTTTCCCGTTCATGCCAGCACTAAATACACTTACCCAGAAATGTCAGCATTTACCATACCATCCTCTTTCATGCTTTTATTAATGGTGGACTGCTGTAAGTTGGGTGGTGGGATAGCTGCAGGACTGAAAAGGAGAGGTACaatgaatatataataaatacatcatGGTGCAGTATCAGGCCTACCCAGTCTACAAGCCAAATGAACACATaaggggttacttatcaaagtctgaatttatctcaatattttctgctacaaactctgataaaatccgctctggttttttatgcttgtttattaaatttttccaaaaatttgctttgcaggaaaaaatacgATTTCTcctgatttttcatccaattttttttttgcctgaaaactctgaaaactactGAGTATTACAtgaaacccagggcacatcaaaaaatcacttcttccattgacttatatgcaacctcgacaggtctgagatgccggattttctgattcgggaAAGTcagatgttataaaaaaaaaaatcactaatttttcgtgatgtttgcattcggagtttagtaaataacccccatactgtacaAGACCCAATACACATGGCCACATTTGTGTTGTCCAGTTAGTATGGGATAACCACCTAAACGATCAAAACAGAAGAAAGTGAAGTAGAGCTGCAGAGTTGTGGCGCCTATTCACTTCCTTTCAGGGCTGACTGAGAATTTTTTGTCAGAATTGCAGTATGTCTAAATGCCCCCCATATGGTTGAAATCTGCCAAAGTGCCTGAtcaaatctgggcatgtatggctaATTTTACAGTTCATACCATAAAAAATAACTTGCACTGTATTGTCTGATTGGCACATTTATTTGCCTATAAAcagctattaaaaaa from the Xenopus laevis strain J_2021 chromosome 9_10L, Xenopus_laevis_v10.1, whole genome shotgun sequence genome contains:
- the fbf1.L gene encoding fas-binding factor 1 homolog isoform X5, which codes for MAARKKKGILDSIDDDLGDLLKDDEPTPIRARKPSPMNSAFPNKPHSRITSSTHKSSPLDDTFFSQLAKEAGEESDVSEADPQALLDAMKDMDELDAEIFGGRRLKSAPANDSGMSRSTGLELKPEEKAIENKRGHSAPESERKIISSPAARPYKKFSLEDLNDPLAGILSDEDDDIDKKIKGRGSKTTEKPKSAPESVPIKSSDNLPISPAKPSPATPKKDDFNFGEETDDLMDALGFENSPERNRAKESSAPPPARSRLDELMGRGTAAKLLERPTTGERKEFKLDPKYQKQPENQKMPDDDFNFGSYQPTVTATYSPEGRPSRRASVRFSADGNDNLKSEGRSRSSTPATTSPARGEKGGADWLGLKDDDAGIADLAPSLPVRDPPRSAGVTPSSGGRPTSGNKIMDKPTNQPRSGLQEAVSVVQDDDDGWLASALSQKKAQKQEMEEKSKSQVREGILIGSSPAAIPPPNLQQSTINKSMKEDGMVNADISGSPKRVSTFVAPKQEETIQTAFTTPSQEHRTARTSLLLIHPLLSHQQTVVSRAVERRARDGDVDFNGDFLQSQNRVMDLEAQVRKLQLEKDQQNLILETLRERHQEDMELIESTHRSRLKLVEDSARQREERLRLENQELSAQYLSRCQSTETEKAELLGQYQKKLTEFQQEKEQELERIRELQRVSVQEMCRDHEEQLQRLKRLKEQEIDAVTSASSHTRSLNTVIEQMESFSYKLSDLSHRVESTQQTTSQELETGARQREGQLRALQEQLSHQQKDMEQERNRLRMVITNMETRLTEQSRLLEQERWRVTSEQVKVESLQRSLEEQRRVMTQQMAIEREELERAKSTLLEEQQSVMSRCAEERRKLAAEWSDFHNQQKLSKERAEKEANRAIMAETQREGVIINLAKEQADLKIKASELLNKDEQLVIAREAMEKERQDLRLEKERINASALRVRQRAEEIESMSKLASQRYEEGEKALAEAHKVESEHQGRLRAIQQKLEILRQQEEHIHQERLSLAQQRRQLTQLRQELPTASVLLTARLPEPALMAQNVKPTARAVGIPAALQENSKPQITEFHAKLAMLKMSAQQDRDFLEEEQLFLETLGKPNLPWSQAV
- the fbf1.L gene encoding fas-binding factor 1 homolog isoform X2, with amino-acid sequence MAARKKKGILDSIDDDLGDLLKDDEPTPIRARKPSPMNSAFPNKPHSRITSSTHKSSPLDDTFFSQLAKEAGEESDVSEADPQALLDAMKDMDELDAEIFGGRRLKSAPANDSGMSRSTGLELKPEEKAIENKRGHSAPESERKIISSPAARPYKKFSLEEDAQLQAPLERTDLNDPLAGILSDEDDDIDKKIKGRGSKTTEKPKSAPESVPIKSSDNLPISPAKPSPATPKKDDFNFGEETDDLMDALGFENSPERNRAKESSAPPPARSRLDELMGRGTAAKLLERPTTGERKEFKLDPKYQKQPENQKMPDDDFNFGSYQPTVTATYSPEGRPSRRASVRFSADGNDNLKSEGRSRSSTPATTSPARGEKGGADWLGLKDDDAGIADLAPSLPVRDPPRSAGVTPSSGGRPTSGNKIMDKPTNQPRSGLQEAVSVVQDDDDGWLASALSQKKAQKQEMEEKSKSQVREGILIGSSPAAIPPPNLQQSTINKSMKEDGMVNADISGSPKRVSTFVAPKQEETIQTAFTTPSQEHRTARTSQQTVVSRAVERRARDGDVDFNGDFLQSQNRVMDLEAQVRKLQLEKDQQNLILETLRERHQEDMELIESTHRSRLKLVEDSARQREERLRLENQELSAQYLSRCQSTETEKAELLGQYQKKLTEFQQEKEQELERIRELQRVSVQEMCRDHEEQLQRLKRLKEQEIDAVTSASSHTRSLNTVIEQMESFSYKLSDLSHRVESTQQTTSQELETGARQREGQLRALQEQLSHQQKDMEQERNRLRMVITNMETRLTEQSRLLEQERWRVTSEQVKVESLQRSLEEQRRVMTQQMAIEREELERAKSTLLEEQQSVMSRCAEERRKLAAEWSDFHNQQKLSKERAEKEANRAIMAETQREGVIINLAKEQADLKIKASELLNKDEQLVIAREAMEKERQDLRLEKERINASALRVRQRAEEIESMSKLASQRYEEGEKALAEAHKVESEHQGRLRAIQQKLEILRQQEEHIHQERLSLAQQRRQLTQLRQELPTASVLLTARLPEPALMAQNVKPTARAVGIPAALQENSKPQITEFHAKLAMLKMSAQQDRDFLEEEQLFLETLGKPNLPWSQAV
- the fbf1.L gene encoding fas-binding factor 1 homolog isoform X6 gives rise to the protein MAARKKKGILDSIDDDLGDLLKDDEPTPIRARKPSPMNSAFPNKPHSRITSSTHKSSPLDDTFFSQLAKEAGEESDVSEADPQALLDAMKDMDELDAEIFGGRRLKSAPANDSGMSRSTGLELKPEEKAIENKRGHSAPESERKIISSPAARPYKKFSLEDLNDPLAGILSDEDDDIDKKIKGRGSKTTEKPKSAPESVPIKSSDNLPISPAKPSPATPKKDDFNFGEETDDLMDALGFENSPERNRAKESSAPPPARSRLDELMGRGTAAKLLERPTTGERKEFKLDPKYQKQPENQKMPDDDFNFGSYQPTVTATYSPEGRPSRRASVRFSADGNDNLKSEGRSRSSTPATTSPARGEKGGADWLGLKDDDAGIADLAPSLPVRDPPRSAGVTPSSGGRPTSGNKIMDKPTNQPRSGLQEAVSVVQDDDDGWLASALSQKKAQKQEMEEKSKSQVREGILIGSSPAAIPPPNLQQSTINKSMKEDGMVNADISGSPKRVSTFVAPKQEETIQTAFTTPSQEHRTARTSQTVVSRAVERRARDGDVDFNGDFLQSQNRVMDLEAQVRKLQLEKDQQNLILETLRERHQEDMELIESTHRSRLKLVEDSARQREERLRLENQELSAQYLSRCQSTETEKAELLGQYQKKLTEFQQEKEQELERIRELQRVSVQEMCRDHEEQLQRLKRLKEQEIDAVTSASSHTRSLNTVIEQMESFSYKLSDLSHRVESTQQTTSQELETGARQREGQLRALQEQLSHQQKDMEQERNRLRMVITNMETRLTEQSRLLEQERWRVTSEQVKVESLQRSLEEQRRVMTQQMAIEREELERAKSTLLEEQQSVMSRCAEERRKLAAEWSDFHNQQKLSKERAEKEANRAIMAETQREGVIINLAKEQADLKIKASELLNKDEQLVIAREAMEKERQDLRLEKERINASALRVRQRAEEIESMSKLASQRYEEGEKALAEAHKVESEHQGRLRAIQQKLEILRQQEEHIHQERLSLAQQRRQLTQLRQELPTASVLLTARLPEPALMAQNVKPTARAVGIPAALQENSKPQITEFHAKLAMLKMSAQQDRDFLEEEQLFLETLGKPNLPWSQAV